In Longimicrobiaceae bacterium, the DNA window GTCCCGTTCCGCTCGCCGGAGTCGCTGCGGGTATCGCTGGAGACGCCCAACTCGGGGACCGTCACGGGGATGGGGGTCCCCGCGGGAGTGACGCTGATCGTCGGCGGGGGGTTCCACGGCAAGTCCACGCTGCTGCGCGCGCTGGAGCGCGGCGTCTACGACCACCTCCCGGGGGACGGGCGGGAGCGGGTGGTGACGGTCGCCTCGGCGGTGAAGGTGCGGGCGGAGGATGGGCGCTCGGTGGCGGGGACGGACATCTCCAACTTCATCGGCCGCATCCCCGGAGGGGGCGACACGCGCGCCTTCCACACCGCGAACGCCAGCGGGTCCACCTCGCAGGCGGCGGCGATCGTGGAGGCGCTGGAGGTGGGCGCCGGGTGCCTGCTGCTGGACGAGGACACCTCGGCCACCAACTTCATGATCCGCGACGCCCGCATGCAGGCGCTGATCGCGGACGAGCACGAGCCCATCACCCCGTTCGTGGACCGCGCGCGGCAGCTCGCCGCGGAGCTGGGGGTCTCCACGGTGCTGGTCGTCGGCGGCTCGGGCGACTACTTCGACGTGGCGGACACGGTGGTCGCCATGCGCGACTTTCTCCCGGAGGAGGCGACCGCGGACGCGAAGCGCGTGGCCGGCGAGCACCCGACGTCGCGCCGGCGGGAGGGCGGCGCCTGGACGCCGATCCGCCCGCGCGTCCCCCTCCCCGGCTCGCTGGACCCCAGCCGCGGCCGCCACGACGTGCACGTCCGCGCGCGCACTGAGGAGCGCGTCCTCTTCGGGAGCGCGGAGGTGGAGCTGAGCGCCGTGGAGCAGATCGTGGAGCCGGCGCAGGCGCGGGCGATGGCGCTCGCCCTGGCCTGGGCGCGCGAGGGAGCCATGGACGGGCGCCGCACGGTGGCGGAGGCGCTGGGGGTGGTGATGGAGGCGCTGGAGCGCGAGGGGCTGGACACGTTCCAGCGGGAGCTCACCGGCGATCTGGCGGCGTTCCGGGTCTACGAGCTGGCCGCGTTCCTGGGGCGCATCCGGTCGCTGGAGGCGAGGGGGTAGCCGTCGGCTCCGGCCGGCCGACCCGGTCAGGGCGGCCCGGTGGCACGCAGCTACGCGGCGTGAGAGGTTCCTGGCTGTGGCTTGCGCGGCGGGAAAGAAACGACCTCGCGTCCGCTCTTCCGCTCCT includes these proteins:
- a CDS encoding ABC-ATPase domain-containing protein, yielding METIQELESELRGLEGRGYRDYKRVKGSYQAEGFRLVVDHVQGDPFAEPSRVRALVPPESARLPEWALRSPVRRLAAADFLNRALHRALGARSGDRGSGKSGELAVLRPGQEVLERSALRVEEDGSMEARFRVGLPARGRTILGREAAELLGRDVPAAVERALFLPSLDADALRLHVETVEDARALRGALAGRGLVAFVADGARLPRASGIDDRPLPFDRSVPFRSPESLRVSLETPNSGTVTGMGVPAGVTLIVGGGFHGKSTLLRALERGVYDHLPGDGRERVVTVASAVKVRAEDGRSVAGTDISNFIGRIPGGGDTRAFHTANASGSTSQAAAIVEALEVGAGCLLLDEDTSATNFMIRDARMQALIADEHEPITPFVDRARQLAAELGVSTVLVVGGSGDYFDVADTVVAMRDFLPEEATADAKRVAGEHPTSRRREGGAWTPIRPRVPLPGSLDPSRGRHDVHVRARTEERVLFGSAEVELSAVEQIVEPAQARAMALALAWAREGAMDGRRTVAEALGVVMEALEREGLDTFQRELTGDLAAFRVYELAAFLGRIRSLEARG